Proteins from a genomic interval of Scomber scombrus chromosome 11, fScoSco1.1, whole genome shotgun sequence:
- the mfsd8l2 gene encoding major facilitator superfamily domain-containing protein 8, which produces MDNHQKKNLTFLTIGLIFMLSGIEYAVILPTIWRYLQILEAPPYFLGLGLSAFSMSGLLTGPLFGFWSDRSKTTKSIILFSNIFEIAGNFMYFLGYSKWLLLCSRLVAGVGAGAGSSIFGFLTRCTQPEERAGIFAAIMACRQAGLLVGPAFNLFLRLCDFKLGPFVVNKYTSPGIFMCLLWVLLQFAVLAMYWDIPSISSKEEGAVIVEMKQEEVEEEMPLMGSDEEPVHTYRAVNSDLVETSTSSEMQPFHGASTVSNPFKNFSASREFLREEVVVLLTAQFITLFNQTALETMVTPLTQRYFSFSELGNSLMYSLCGVEVILGFFFVRWLSRRVADRAVLAVGLVICCTACIWCLIFLCKPRGGYGWELSAFIIGVFLQLLGLPFVAVSQVSLFSKVTAEKTQGFSQGVRRSVGGLATILGPLWAGGLTNNLYIMLGMMLALLIMITVMTVLSYDRLTEPRAVQCAQSSDSGG; this is translated from the exons ATGGATAATCACCAAAAGAAGAATCTAACTTTTCTAACCATTGGACTGATATTTATGCTGAGCGGCATAGAGTACG CTGTCATTCTGCCTACAATATGGCGGTATCTCCAGATTTTGGAGGCCCCTCCATACTTCCTGGGTCTGGGTTTGTCTGCGTTCAGTATGAGCGGGCTGCTCACGGGCCCGCTGTTTGGGTTCTGGTCAGACCGGAGCAAAACTACAAAGTCCATCATCTTGTTCTCCAATATTTTTGAGATTGCCG GTAACTTCATGTATTTTCTTGGATATTCAAAGTGGCTGTTGTTGTGCAGTCGGCTTGTAGCag GTGTCGGTGCAGGAGCGGGCTCCTCCATCTTTGGTTTCCTGACTCGGTGCACCCAGCCAGAAGAGCGAGCCGGTATCTTTGCAGCCATCATGGCCTGTCGACAAGCTGGTCTCCTTGTCG GGCCGGCGTTCAACCTGTTCCTGCGGCTGTGTGATTTCAAACTGGGGCCCTTTGTTGTGAACAAGTATACATCTCCTGGG ATCTTCATGTGCTTGCTGTGGGTGCTTCTCCAGTTTGCTGTCCTGGCTATGTACTGGGATATACCATCCATCAGCTCCAAAGAGGAGGGAGCGGTGATAGTGGAGATGAAACAGGAGGAGGTTGAGGAGGAGATGCCGCTGATGGGGTCCGACGAAGAGCCTGTGCACACCTACAGAGCTGTCAACTCCGACCTAGTGGAGACCTCCACCTCATCTGAAATGCAGCCTTTCCACGGCGCCTCAACGGTCTCAAACCCCTTCAAAAACTTCAGCGCCAGCAGAG AGTTCCTGAGAGAGGAGGTGGTTGTACTCCTCACGGCTCAGTTCATCACTCTCTTCAATCAGACAGCGCTGGAG ACCATGGTGACTCCTCTGACGCAGCGATACTTCAGCTTTAGTGAACTGGGCAACAGCCTGATGTACAGCCTGTGTGGGGTGGAGGTCATCCTGGGCTTCTTCTTTGTGCGCTGGCTGAGCAGGAGGGTGGCGGACCGCGCAGTGCTGGCAGTGGGCCTGGTCATCTGCTGCACCGCCTGTATCTGGTGCCTCATCTTCCTCTGCAAACCCCGAG GTGGTTATGGATGGGAGCTGTCGGCCTTCATCATTGGAGTGTTTCTACAGCTGTTGGGGCTTCCCTTCGTGGCCGTGTCTCAGGTGTCTCTCTTCTCCAAAGTCactgcagagaaaacacaag GATTCAGCCAAGGCGTCAGGCGGTCAGTTGGGGGGTTGGCCACCATCTTGGGTCCTTTGTGGGCTGGAGGATTGACCAACAATTTATACATAATGCTGGGCATGATGCTAGCTCTGCTCATAATGATCACA GTTATGACGGTGCTGTCTTATGACCGCCTGACTGAGCCCAGGGCAGTGCAGTGCGCCCAGAGCTCCGACAGTGGAGGATAG